In one Winogradskyella sp. MH6 genomic region, the following are encoded:
- a CDS encoding OmpP1/FadL family transporter: MKTSFIKLTVLLFSLGMYAQTGHIMQGVGSINMSMGGAATAQPLDISGAMHWNPAALSVFDDKILKFDLGFFFSSPELSSSLPSGLLYDAGDLGPGSPASPPVYGSTKDDRGVSYMPALSMVWGKENSKHTFGVSAFGISGFGVTFPQETNLPMDINGNPNMEWNPNNSNPINWPQGLNGFGHLESDYMLLQVSGTYAYELSDKLSIGIQPNFNYASLTLNPNPIASPDFPASMGGTGKGYPKADSTPAFGFGAQFGIFYDSGSGLKLGASYKTNQTFGAFEFDNTYMDGTDAPDVEFQMDYPAIMSLGLGYSFTDFDFALDFRRVFYESTEGFEASGWEIGDNGYPTGAVKGFGWQDISILSVGLQYKGINRLPMRVGYTYSGNPIDEDLAFFSTPATAIIKNAYQFGLSYEINDAWRLDAVYHYGDSDGSTEGRILDPRQITPNNPLGELPGTSVSYKMTTSMAMFGINYTFKKKVKD; the protein is encoded by the coding sequence ATGAAAACATCATTTATTAAATTAACTGTATTATTATTTTCGCTTGGCATGTATGCACAGACAGGTCATATCATGCAAGGCGTTGGATCTATAAATATGTCGATGGGTGGAGCTGCAACGGCACAGCCTTTAGACATTTCTGGTGCAATGCACTGGAATCCGGCAGCACTGTCTGTTTTTGATGATAAGATTCTAAAGTTTGATTTAGGCTTTTTCTTTTCATCACCAGAGTTAAGCTCAAGTTTACCATCAGGTTTATTGTACGATGCTGGAGACCTAGGGCCAGGTTCGCCTGCATCTCCTCCTGTTTATGGTAGCACCAAAGATGACAGAGGTGTCTCTTATATGCCTGCTCTGAGTATGGTTTGGGGAAAAGAAAACAGCAAGCATACTTTTGGTGTGTCTGCCTTTGGTATAAGTGGTTTTGGGGTTACGTTTCCTCAAGAAACCAATTTACCAATGGATATTAATGGCAATCCTAATATGGAATGGAATCCGAATAATTCTAACCCAATAAACTGGCCACAAGGGCTTAATGGTTTTGGACATTTGGAATCTGATTATATGTTGTTGCAGGTTAGTGGTACTTATGCTTATGAGCTTAGCGATAAGTTATCTATAGGGATACAACCCAATTTTAATTATGCGTCCTTAACCTTAAACCCTAATCCAATAGCCTCACCAGATTTTCCGGCTTCTATGGGTGGTACAGGTAAGGGATATCCAAAAGCCGATAGTACACCAGCCTTTGGTTTTGGAGCACAGTTTGGTATTTTCTACGATTCAGGTTCTGGTTTAAAATTAGGAGCTTCCTATAAAACCAATCAAACCTTTGGAGCTTTTGAATTTGATAATACGTACATGGATGGTACCGATGCCCCAGATGTTGAGTTTCAGATGGATTATCCAGCCATCATGTCGCTTGGTTTAGGCTATTCATTTACTGATTTTGATTTTGCATTAGATTTTAGACGTGTATTTTATGAAAGTACAGAAGGTTTTGAAGCCAGTGGCTGGGAGATTGGAGATAACGGTTATCCAACAGGAGCTGTAAAAGGGTTTGGCTGGCAAGATATTTCTATTCTTTCCGTTGGGTTACAGTATAAAGGGATCAACAGATTGCCAATGCGTGTTGGGTATACCTACAGTGGTAATCCTATAGACGAGGATTTAGCCTTCTTCTCAACACCAGCAACCGCCATTATAAAAAATGCGTACCAGTTTGGGCTAAGCTATGAGATTAATGATGCTTGGCGACTCGATGCTGTTTATCATTATGGTGATAGTGACGGCTCTACAGAAGGGCGAATTCTAGACCCAAGACAGATTACTCCAAATAACCCATTGGGAGAGCTGCCAGGTACATCGGTTTCTTATAAGATGACTACATCCATGGCTATGTTTGGTATTAATTATACTTTTAAGAAAAAGGTAAAAGACTAA
- a CDS encoding adenylate/guanylate cyclase domain-containing protein: MEALLSAKHKRLLSQSLPIAVIWLLTGWVFLWTEQAIIGHEENTPDSAISLTPQVFLFASISVILIGFLVGFIEYRFINALFKPYRFVVKLLGKFVFYLLFMELLVFVTFIIAASIEQNSSMFSSVVWDKYQVFFGSITHASTLIQLAFSMLLSLFYVEVSEHLGHSVLTNFITGKYHRPKSETRLFMFSDMKSSTHIAETLGHDTYFEFLASYYNDLSDAILRHKGEVYQYVGDEIVLTWPSTTARFVPLSLDCFYAMKADLERRRPFYLQQYGVYPDFKAAIHIGEVTTGEIGALKKDIFFTGDVLNTAARLQSECQTYGVDLLVSKAVVDAVPSAQYPFESLGSVQLKGKTQAVEVFLVGV; the protein is encoded by the coding sequence TTGGAAGCCTTGTTATCTGCAAAACACAAACGTCTATTAAGTCAATCTTTACCCATCGCTGTTATATGGTTGCTCACCGGTTGGGTGTTTTTGTGGACAGAACAGGCTATTATAGGGCATGAGGAAAACACACCAGACTCTGCCATCTCATTAACACCTCAAGTGTTTTTGTTTGCCAGTATTAGCGTTATTCTTATTGGGTTTTTGGTAGGGTTTATAGAGTATCGTTTTATTAATGCACTTTTTAAGCCTTATCGTTTTGTCGTTAAGTTGTTGGGCAAGTTTGTGTTCTATTTGTTGTTTATGGAGCTCCTTGTCTTTGTTACCTTTATCATCGCTGCCAGTATAGAGCAAAACAGCTCCATGTTCTCTAGTGTGGTTTGGGATAAGTACCAGGTGTTTTTTGGAAGCATTACACATGCCAGTACCTTAATACAGCTGGCATTTTCCATGCTGTTGTCTTTGTTTTATGTTGAGGTAAGCGAGCATCTTGGGCATTCTGTACTTACCAATTTTATTACAGGTAAGTATCATCGTCCCAAATCAGAGACCCGATTGTTTATGTTTAGTGATATGAAATCCTCAACCCATATTGCCGAAACCTTAGGCCACGATACCTATTTTGAGTTTTTGGCATCGTATTATAACGATTTGTCTGATGCCATTTTGCGTCATAAAGGGGAAGTGTACCAGTATGTTGGTGATGAGATTGTATTGACCTGGCCAAGTACAACTGCTCGTTTTGTGCCTTTGAGTCTGGATTGCTTTTATGCCATGAAAGCAGATTTAGAACGTCGCCGTCCTTTTTATTTGCAGCAGTATGGTGTGTATCCCGATTTTAAAGCGGCTATTCATATAGGTGAAGTAACCACAGGTGAAATCGGTGCCCTTAAAAAAGATATTTTCTTTACAGGAGATGTGCTTAATACCGCAGCACGTTTACAATCGGAATGCCAAACCTATGGTGTGGATTTGCTGGTATCTAAAGCGGTTGTAGACGCAGTACCATCAGCGCAGTATCCGTTTGAAAGTTTGGGGTCAGTTCAGTTGAAAGGCAAAACGCAGGCTGTTGAGGTGTTTTTGGTGGGTGTTTAG
- a CDS encoding DUF2188 domain-containing protein yields the protein MSKQKSLTDAIQRLLTAVLNALGYHSTPKRTWHQHVVPYEDGWAVRREGNERVTSKHRKQGTAIRKAKTLAKRYNADVIIHRASGGIRKRISYR from the coding sequence ATGTCTAAGCAAAAATCCCTAACCGATGCTATACAGCGGTTGCTAACTGCTGTTCTAAATGCTTTAGGCTATCACAGTACACCCAAGCGTACGTGGCATCAGCATGTGGTGCCTTATGAAGATGGCTGGGCAGTGCGCCGCGAAGGCAATGAGCGTGTTACGTCTAAGCATCGTAAACAAGGCACCGCCATACGTAAAGCCAAAACCCTTGCCAAGCGCTATAATGCAGATGTCATTATTCATCGTGCCAGTGGTGGTATCCGTAAGCGTATTAGTTATCGATGA